In the genome of Gloeotrichia echinulata CP02, one region contains:
- a CDS encoding NAD(P)-dependent oxidoreductase codes for MSPKRIFVTGASGCIGHYISEALIQETNHELYLLVRNPSKLQVDTQARPGITVLQGDMLKINLFADLLATIDIAVLTATAWGGNNTFDINVFKTLELMKLLDPNRCEQIIYFSTASVLDRHNHPLKQAGEIGTDYVRSKYDCLHRLSKLEVASKITTVFPTLVLGGDAHKPYSHLTSGIPEVTKYINLIRFLKAEGSFHFIHGQDIATVVGYLIEHPPAENEPRKFVLGQTDLTIDQAIAEVCAYLSKKIYFRIPLSTSLANLIIAVFRIQMAAWDRFCMNYRYFSYDNVINPSSFGLPNYCATMTDILQISGVQNGAVKK; via the coding sequence ATGAGTCCAAAACGCATTTTCGTGACTGGTGCTAGTGGCTGTATAGGTCACTATATAAGTGAAGCCTTAATTCAAGAAACAAATCACGAACTTTATCTACTGGTAAGAAACCCCAGTAAACTGCAAGTAGATACCCAAGCACGTCCAGGTATCACCGTCTTGCAGGGTGATATGCTCAAAATTAACCTGTTTGCCGACTTGCTAGCAACAATTGATATAGCGGTGCTAACAGCGACGGCTTGGGGCGGTAATAATACCTTTGATATTAATGTCTTCAAGACTTTAGAATTGATGAAATTGCTCGATCCAAACAGATGCGAACAGATAATTTATTTTTCTACCGCTAGTGTTTTAGATCGCCATAATCATCCACTAAAACAAGCAGGAGAAATCGGTACAGATTACGTGCGTTCTAAATATGATTGTTTACATCGGTTATCAAAATTAGAAGTAGCATCCAAAATTACCACTGTATTTCCCACTTTAGTTTTGGGCGGTGATGCTCATAAACCCTATTCTCACCTCACATCTGGTATCCCAGAAGTTACGAAATATATTAACTTAATTCGGTTTTTGAAGGCTGAGGGTAGTTTTCACTTTATTCACGGGCAAGATATTGCCACTGTTGTGGGATATTTAATTGAGCATCCACCCGCAGAAAATGAACCCCGGAAGTTTGTTTTAGGTCAAACTGATTTAACTATAGACCAAGCCATAGCAGAAGTTTGCGCCTATCTTTCTAAAAAGATTTACTTCCGCATCCCCCTATCTACATCCTTAGCTAATTTGATTATTGCTGTGTTTCGCATTCAAATGGCAGCTTGGGATAGATTCTGCATGAATTATCGCTATTTTAGTTATGATAATGTCATCAATCCGTCCAGTTTTGGGTTGCCAAATTACTGTGCAACCATGACTGATATTTTGCAAATTAGCGGTGTGCAAAATGGTGCTGTAAAAAAATAA
- the hemE gene encoding uroporphyrinogen decarboxylase yields the protein MGVSSTAPNLLLAARGEVVDRPPVWMMRQAGRYMKAYRDLREKYPSFRDRSEIPEVAIEVSLQPWKAFQPDGVILFSDIVTPLPALGIDMDIAEGKGPIIYSPIRTQEQVDLLRPLDPETALSFIKTILQALRSEVGNKSTVLGFVGAPWTLAAYVVEGKGSKTYSVIKNMAFSSPAVLHQLLTKLADAIAVYVRYQIDSGAQVVQMFDSWAGQLSPQDYDTFALPYQQRVFQQVKQTHPDTPLILLVSGSAGVLERMAQSGADVVTVDWSVDMADARARLGKHVKVQGNLDPGVLFGSKEFIRDRILDTVRKAGNWGHILNLGHGVLPETPEENVAFFFETAKQLNAVVS from the coding sequence ATGGGTGTTTCCTCAACAGCTCCTAATCTCCTGCTGGCAGCTCGTGGCGAAGTAGTAGACCGTCCCCCTGTATGGATGATGCGCCAAGCCGGACGATATATGAAAGCTTATCGAGACTTAAGGGAGAAGTATCCTTCTTTCCGCGATCGCTCTGAAATTCCCGAAGTAGCGATTGAAGTTTCCTTGCAACCGTGGAAAGCTTTCCAACCAGACGGAGTAATCCTATTTTCTGACATTGTTACCCCATTGCCTGCTTTAGGCATTGACATGGACATTGCAGAAGGAAAAGGACCAATTATTTACTCGCCCATTCGCACTCAAGAACAAGTTGATCTCCTGCGTCCCTTAGACCCAGAAACAGCCCTGTCATTTATTAAAACAATTTTGCAGGCCCTGCGGTCAGAAGTAGGCAACAAATCAACGGTTTTAGGCTTTGTCGGTGCGCCGTGGACATTAGCAGCCTATGTAGTCGAGGGGAAAGGTTCCAAAACCTACTCCGTCATCAAAAACATGGCATTTTCCTCTCCAGCAGTACTGCATCAACTGTTAACCAAATTAGCAGATGCGATCGCAGTTTATGTGCGCTACCAAATTGACAGCGGCGCCCAAGTTGTGCAAATGTTCGATTCTTGGGCAGGTCAATTAAGTCCTCAAGATTATGACACCTTCGCCCTTCCCTATCAGCAACGGGTTTTCCAACAAGTCAAGCAAACCCATCCCGACACACCTTTAATTTTGCTCGTTAGCGGAAGCGCCGGTGTTTTAGAGAGAATGGCACAATCTGGCGCTGATGTCGTCACTGTAGACTGGTCAGTAGATATGGCAGATGCTAGAGCCAGATTAGGCAAACACGTCAAAGTTCAGGGTAATCTTGATCCTGGAGTCCTATTTGGCTCTAAAGAGTTTATCCGCGATCGCATCCTCGATACCGTTCGCAAAGCCGGTAATTGGGGTCACATTCTCAACCTCGGTCATGGTGTACTACCTGAAACTCCAGAAGAAAACGTCGCTTTCTTCTTTGAAACCGCAAAACAACTCAATGCAGTTGTGTCGTAA